In Halosegnis marinus, one genomic interval encodes:
- a CDS encoding formyltransferase family protein yields the protein MRHEDARFEREVIEPWLASVSDLVGVVVIRNKRARTLARARRELSRSGLFGFADVLAFRLYYRTVLADREGEKIDELIESTRDKYPDVPDTVPRITVDDPNEEPTKEFLKEREADATIARIKILLDSNVFSIPTEGTYVIHPGICPEYRNSHGCFWALANGEPEKVGYTLLKIDDGIDTGPIFAQGTTSFDPVDDGHLYIQYKVVADNLDEIAQALKGAVSGARDQIDVSGRDSDVWGQPRLSEYLGWKRRAERW from the coding sequence ATGCGACACGAGGACGCCCGGTTCGAACGCGAGGTAATCGAGCCGTGGCTCGCGAGTGTGTCGGATCTCGTCGGCGTCGTCGTAATCCGAAACAAGCGAGCGCGAACGCTCGCTCGCGCACGCCGGGAACTCTCCCGTAGTGGGTTGTTTGGCTTCGCCGATGTCCTCGCGTTTCGTCTGTACTACCGCACTGTGTTGGCCGACCGCGAAGGCGAGAAGATTGACGAATTAATCGAATCGACCAGGGACAAGTACCCGGACGTGCCCGACACGGTGCCCCGGATAACGGTCGACGACCCGAATGAGGAGCCGACGAAAGAATTTCTCAAGGAGCGGGAAGCCGACGCCACGATCGCCAGAATAAAGATTCTGCTTGACTCAAACGTGTTTTCGATTCCGACCGAGGGAACGTACGTCATCCATCCCGGTATCTGCCCCGAGTACCGGAACTCCCACGGCTGCTTCTGGGCGCTTGCCAACGGAGAGCCCGAGAAGGTAGGCTACACGTTGCTTAAGATCGACGACGGAATCGACACCGGACCGATCTTCGCGCAGGGAACCACCTCATTCGACCCGGTCGATGATGGGCACCTCTACATTCAGTACAAGGTTGTGGCCGACAACTTGGACGAGATTGCACAAGCACTCAAGGGAGCTGTTTCGGGAGCGCGAGACCAGATCGACGTGAGCGGCAGAGACAGCGATGTCTGGGGGCAACCCCGACTGAGTGAGTATCTCGGGTGGAAGCGGCGGGCGGAACGATGGTGA